GGTGGCGTCGAGCACGGCGTTGGAGAACTCGGTGGTGAGCCGGGACAGCTCCACGCCGATCTCGCGGAAGCGCGTGCGCGCCGGTTCTTCCAGGGCCACGCCCGAGAGACGGAAGTCGCGCAGCGCGTGTTCCACCGACGCCCTGGCGGCGACCGGCAGTCCGGCGAAGTCGTCGCGGTCGGCCACGGCCTGGGTGGCGGCATAGAGCGCGCGATTCTGCCCCACCTCGAGGCCGTGCTCGGTGAGCTTCTCCTCGGCGATGCCGTGCGCCTTGCGCAGGGCTTCCGAATCGGCCACCGAATGCAGGTGGCTCACGGGCGCCCAGGCCCGGGACATGGCCTGGTCGAGGCGCTCCTGGGCGAGGATCACGTGCTCGAAGTCGCGCAAGGCGCCCTCGGCGGTGATCTCGTCGATGCGCGCGCGCTCCTGGGCGATGAGCCGGTCGATGGCGGGTTCGACGTGCTCGGGCCGGATGGCCGAGAACGCGGGCAGGTCGCCGTTGGGGTCGAGCAGGGGATTGGTGGTGCTGTCCATGGGGGTCTCCTTTCGGTTCCCAGCGTGGTGCTGGGCTCCAGCCAAATCAAGCTGTCCGCGATCCCTACGGAGCGGAGAGATAATCGTCTTTGAGCCGCACGTAGTTGGCCGCGGAGTAATAAAGCTGCTCCACCTGCCTGTCGCTCAGCACGCGAACCATCTTCGCCGGATTGCCCACCCACAGCTCGCGCTCGCCGACCACCTTGCCCGGCGGCACCAGCGCGCCCGCCGCCACGAAGGCGTGCTTCTTCACCACCGCGCCGTCGAGCACGGTGGCGTGCATGCCGATGAGGCAGGCGTCCTCGATGGTGCAGGCGTGGATCACCGCGCCGTGGCCGATGGTGACGTCCTCGCCGATCAACGTGGGAAAGCCGCC
This window of the Luteibacter aegosomatis genome carries:
- a CDS encoding gamma carbonic anhydrase family protein, whose translation is MSIRPFKGIHPRLGARVYVDPASTLIGDVDLADDVSIWPGAVARGDVHHIRIGARSNLQDGAIVHVTHDGPYTPGGFPTLIGEDVTIGHGAVIHACTIEDACLIGMHATVLDGAVVKKHAFVAAGALVPPGKVVGERELWVGNPAKMVRVLSDRQVEQLYYSAANYVRLKDDYLSAP